Proteins encoded within one genomic window of Pedobacter africanus:
- a CDS encoding glycosyltransferase family protein: MKILYAIQGTGNGHISRAREIVPLLQQYGDVDLLVSGTQADVKLVQEVKFQLHGFSFIFGKKGGVNHYETWKSMDLPQFVRDMRSIPLEDYNLILNDFEPVTAWACKSRGIESVGLSHQASFRSRKVPKPKSIDWAQLVMKYYAPATHYVGFHFDRYDDFIYTPVIRAGIRNMETSNLGHYTVYLPAIDDRYLVPLLKQIPQVRWEVFSKHSKEGYVNGNVTVTAVNNELFNKSLASCEGLLTGGGFEGPAEALFLGKKLLVAPMKFQYEQQCNAYALKQFGLPVLWGSNKNWLPVIKHWVECPQVHQFHFPDETAAVIDKVVKQFAR, translated from the coding sequence ATGAAAATACTTTACGCCATACAGGGTACGGGCAACGGACACATTAGCCGGGCCAGAGAGATTGTACCACTGTTGCAGCAATATGGTGATGTGGATTTACTGGTAAGCGGCACCCAGGCGGATGTGAAGCTGGTACAGGAGGTTAAATTTCAGCTACATGGTTTCAGTTTCATCTTTGGTAAGAAGGGTGGAGTAAACCATTATGAAACCTGGAAATCGATGGACCTGCCCCAGTTTGTAAGAGACATGCGTAGCATCCCGTTGGAAGACTATAACCTGATCCTGAACGATTTTGAACCAGTGACGGCCTGGGCCTGCAAAAGCAGGGGTATCGAAAGTGTAGGGCTAAGCCACCAGGCTTCCTTCCGGTCCAGGAAAGTCCCTAAGCCTAAAAGCATAGATTGGGCACAACTGGTGATGAAATATTATGCACCGGCCACACATTACGTAGGATTTCATTTCGATAGGTACGATGATTTCATTTACACCCCGGTGATCAGGGCTGGCATCAGAAATATGGAAACCAGTAACCTGGGGCATTATACGGTTTATCTGCCAGCAATAGACGACCGCTACCTGGTACCTCTGCTGAAACAGATTCCGCAGGTGCGCTGGGAGGTGTTTTCGAAGCACAGCAAGGAAGGATACGTGAATGGGAATGTGACGGTTACGGCTGTGAACAACGAGCTGTTCAATAAGAGCCTGGCCTCCTGTGAAGGGCTATTGACTGGCGGGGGGTTTGAAGGACCTGCTGAGGCCTTATTCCTGGGCAAAAAATTGCTGGTGGCACCCATGAAGTTCCAATATGAGCAACAATGCAACGCCTATGCGCTTAAGCAGTTTGGTCTGCCCGTGCTGTGGGGCAGTAACAAAAACTGGCTGCCGGTAATTAAACACTGGGTAGAATGTCCGCAGGTACATCAGTTTCATTTTCCGGATGAGACAGCTGCAGTAATTGATAAAGTTGTAAAGCAGTTTGCCAGATAA
- the lptC gene encoding LPS export ABC transporter periplasmic protein LptC, whose product MKRPGIIFGLVILCVFQLSLYSCGEDDLKKAVNLSKKISLDTNRTTSVEIIYSDSAKVKAKGFAPILDKIAPSNGANYQEMPKGIKIQFLDEQQKITGSITSDYAIMKETEKLIIFKKNVIVVNQNITFNTEELTWDQNKQMFFSPKGVVTQPDGSFANAVDFSAPQDFSYYKTGSGYGETYLKEGFGE is encoded by the coding sequence ATGAAACGCCCGGGTATAATTTTTGGCCTGGTAATCCTTTGTGTGTTTCAGCTTTCGCTGTATTCCTGTGGCGAGGACGATCTGAAAAAAGCGGTAAATCTGTCTAAAAAGATCAGTCTGGATACCAACCGGACAACCTCAGTAGAGATCATTTACAGTGATTCTGCAAAAGTTAAGGCCAAAGGTTTTGCCCCTATATTGGACAAGATCGCCCCATCGAACGGCGCAAATTACCAGGAAATGCCCAAGGGGATCAAGATTCAATTCCTGGACGAACAGCAGAAAATAACCGGTTCTATCACCTCTGATTATGCGATCATGAAGGAGACCGAAAAGCTGATCATTTTTAAAAAGAATGTAATTGTGGTGAACCAGAACATTACCTTTAACACAGAGGAACTGACATGGGACCAGAACAAGCAGATGTTCTTCTCGCCAAAAGGGGTGGTTACTCAACCGGATGGTTCTTTTGCCAATGCGGTAGACTTTAGCGCACCTCAGGATTTCAGTTATTACAAGACCGGAAGCGGTTACGGGGAAACCTATTTGAAAGAAGGTTTCGGAGAATAA
- a CDS encoding DUF6427 family protein produces MINQFRTLNPVNLLILFAYTFFMRIAIFADLPAHLNFEFLEPYTKFFVKIPVQDFFSPAGNVFFAGIIVYGQALLFNRVINNHGLLNKPGYLPALMYVTGASLFMPFLVLSPTLICNFLLVWMMDKFLKIGKSPNAIMIMFDIGMIIALGTLIYFPFIVMLVMIWLTLLLYRSFNWREWVAGLVGFLTIFFFVGVFYYWNDSLSMFYKIWLPLGNKFPSVFKIKYNDYLVLVPVLVMMVLAVLQLRENFFRSFISTRKAFQMLFFMFIVSILSFYTKPDFRLYHFLLCVPPGAVLLAYYFSNAKRRWFYESLFLILVFAIQYFLFV; encoded by the coding sequence ATGATTAATCAATTTAGAACTTTAAACCCTGTCAACCTGCTCATCTTGTTCGCATATACTTTTTTTATGCGGATCGCCATTTTTGCTGATCTTCCAGCCCATCTCAACTTTGAGTTCCTGGAACCTTATACCAAGTTTTTTGTGAAAATACCAGTGCAGGACTTCTTTTCGCCAGCTGGGAATGTATTTTTTGCAGGCATCATTGTTTATGGCCAGGCCCTGCTGTTTAACCGGGTAATCAATAACCATGGACTGTTGAACAAGCCGGGGTATTTACCTGCGCTGATGTATGTAACCGGAGCCAGCTTGTTCATGCCTTTTCTGGTACTGAGTCCTACGTTGATCTGCAATTTTTTGCTGGTCTGGATGATGGATAAGTTCCTGAAGATCGGCAAATCGCCCAATGCCATAATGATCATGTTTGATATCGGGATGATCATTGCACTGGGCACCTTGATCTATTTCCCTTTTATTGTAATGCTGGTGATGATCTGGCTGACATTGCTGTTGTACAGGAGTTTTAACTGGCGGGAATGGGTTGCTGGCCTGGTTGGGTTTTTAACGATCTTCTTTTTTGTAGGTGTATTTTATTACTGGAACGATAGCTTGTCTATGTTCTATAAAATATGGCTGCCACTGGGCAATAAATTCCCTTCGGTTTTCAAAATTAAATATAACGATTACCTGGTACTGGTTCCTGTTCTGGTGATGATGGTCCTGGCCGTTCTGCAACTGAGAGAGAACTTCTTCAGGAGTTTTATCAGTACAAGAAAAGCATTCCAGATGCTGTTTTTTATGTTCATTGTGAGCATCCTGAGTTTTTATACAAAACCCGACTTTCGCTTGTACCATTTTTTACTATGCGTGCCTCCGGGTGCTGTTTTGCTGGCCTATTATTTTTCTAATGCAAAAAGGCGATGGTTTTATGAAAGTTTGTTCCTTATCCTGGTTTTTGCCATCCAGTACTTTTTGTTTGTTTAA
- a CDS encoding DUF4834 family protein, translated as MGVIKFILIALLVLYIIRIILRLVFPVVLRNMFAKVQQQAQDQHRQQQRQNKPEGSISIDYMPPPQPKKGNSDKLGDFVDYEELK; from the coding sequence ATGGGAGTTATAAAATTCATATTAATTGCACTACTGGTATTGTACATCATCAGGATCATCCTGCGTCTGGTGTTTCCCGTAGTATTGAGGAATATGTTTGCAAAAGTGCAGCAGCAGGCCCAGGACCAGCACAGGCAGCAACAACGTCAAAATAAACCGGAAGGATCCATCTCTATTGATTACATGCCCCCGCCCCAACCAAAAAAAGGCAATTCTGATAAACTGGGTGATTTTGTAGACTACGAAGAACTCAAATAA
- a CDS encoding peptidylprolyl isomerase produces MGLMTFLRNRAGYILIGAIGFAIVAFLVGDAINVGKPFWAESQKVVGSVDGEEISIEQFGPKVDQSLAQFKQQYGSSNAQMQAMAVDNVWQGEIAGILLGKEYSRLGLTVSSDELADLINGNNPSPIIVQYFGNPQTGQVDKAQVLRTFKEGYKDPKVATQLRAVEDEIERQALQKKYANLITNSIYVTTLEANDEHQNRNKLASFKYVSLDYASVPDATVKPTDADYSDYYNENKKRFENPSETRSFEYVSFSVNPTKEDSAAVKAQVDKLAADFKTAGNDSLFAAVNSDVKVPYTYMSKGKLDPAVDSVVFNLPAGSFYGPRFSGNSYKLIKVIDTRFSPDSVKASHILIDPSKLGGVDKAKKLADSLKGLVQNGASFAELAAKYSIDGSKDKGGDLGTFGRGQMVPVFEDAVFNGKAGDLKVVASQFGVHLIKIEKQVGSSKVAKLAYIEKGLVSSNKTRDAAYKKASSFMNEVKSNNFAELAQKKGYTIGVADKVTPTQGFAPGLDNPRQLIRDAYAADKGEILKEVYQMDNAYVVARLTDIKPKGTLSLEAVKKDIEPMVRNAVKAKMLIEKANKALQGASSLEQVAQKLGKTVTPVENIVFANPILPGASQENKLVGAVFGAQPGKLSKAIDGSQAVYVFSVNGFSKPAPLANTYKQKEAMMQMAAQRSLGAAFQALQDRSEIKDNRVKFY; encoded by the coding sequence ATGGGATTAATGACATTTTTGCGGAATCGCGCAGGCTATATCCTGATTGGAGCCATCGGTTTTGCAATTGTTGCATTTTTAGTTGGTGATGCAATTAACGTAGGTAAGCCTTTCTGGGCCGAATCTCAAAAAGTTGTAGGATCAGTTGACGGCGAAGAAATTAGTATAGAACAGTTTGGTCCGAAGGTAGACCAGAGTTTAGCTCAGTTCAAACAACAATACGGTTCAAGCAATGCACAAATGCAGGCTATGGCCGTTGATAATGTATGGCAAGGTGAAATCGCCGGAATTCTTTTGGGCAAAGAATACAGCAGGCTTGGCCTGACTGTTTCGAGTGATGAGCTGGCAGACCTGATTAATGGAAATAATCCAAGCCCTATTATTGTACAATATTTCGGTAACCCTCAGACAGGACAGGTTGACAAGGCTCAGGTATTGAGGACTTTCAAAGAAGGATATAAAGATCCGAAAGTTGCTACGCAATTGAGGGCTGTTGAGGATGAAATTGAAAGACAGGCATTGCAAAAAAAATACGCAAACCTGATTACCAATTCCATCTATGTAACCACACTGGAAGCTAATGACGAGCACCAGAACCGTAACAAGCTGGCCAGCTTCAAATATGTAAGCCTGGATTATGCTTCTGTTCCGGATGCAACAGTTAAACCTACTGATGCCGATTATTCTGATTATTATAACGAAAACAAAAAACGTTTCGAGAATCCTTCTGAGACACGTTCATTTGAATACGTTTCATTTAGTGTAAACCCTACCAAAGAAGATTCTGCAGCAGTTAAGGCGCAAGTAGATAAACTTGCTGCTGATTTCAAAACAGCAGGCAATGATTCCCTGTTTGCTGCTGTGAACTCAGATGTTAAAGTTCCTTATACTTATATGTCGAAAGGTAAATTAGATCCTGCTGTTGATTCAGTGGTATTTAACCTGCCTGCAGGTAGTTTCTATGGCCCTAGATTTTCAGGTAACTCTTATAAACTGATTAAGGTTATTGATACCCGTTTTTCTCCGGATTCAGTAAAGGCGAGTCATATTCTGATCGATCCATCTAAACTGGGTGGTGTAGATAAGGCTAAGAAACTGGCCGATTCATTGAAGGGCCTGGTTCAGAATGGTGCAAGCTTTGCTGAACTGGCGGCTAAATATAGTATTGACGGATCTAAAGACAAAGGCGGAGACCTGGGTACCTTTGGCCGCGGGCAAATGGTACCTGTTTTTGAAGATGCTGTATTTAACGGAAAGGCAGGCGACCTGAAAGTAGTTGCTTCGCAATTCGGTGTACACCTGATCAAGATTGAGAAGCAGGTAGGTTCTTCTAAGGTAGCCAAGCTGGCCTACATAGAAAAAGGCCTGGTTTCAAGTAATAAAACAAGAGATGCTGCTTATAAAAAAGCGAGCAGCTTTATGAATGAAGTTAAGAGCAATAATTTTGCAGAACTGGCACAGAAAAAAGGGTATACAATTGGTGTTGCTGATAAGGTTACCCCTACCCAGGGTTTTGCGCCTGGACTGGACAACCCGCGTCAGCTGATCCGTGATGCCTATGCTGCTGATAAAGGCGAAATCCTTAAAGAGGTGTATCAGATGGACAATGCGTATGTAGTTGCGCGCTTAACCGATATTAAACCTAAAGGAACACTTTCGCTGGAGGCCGTAAAGAAAGATATTGAGCCGATGGTACGTAATGCTGTTAAAGCTAAGATGCTGATCGAAAAAGCAAACAAAGCTTTGCAGGGTGCCAGCAGTCTGGAACAGGTTGCCCAGAAATTGGGTAAAACAGTTACCCCTGTTGAAAATATTGTATTTGCCAATCCAATTCTGCCGGGTGCTTCCCAGGAGAACAAGCTGGTAGGAGCTGTATTTGGTGCTCAGCCAGGGAAACTTTCGAAAGCGATTGACGGCAGCCAGGCTGTATATGTATTTAGCGTAAATGGATTTAGCAAACCAGCTCCCCTTGCAAATACCTATAAGCAAAAAGAAGCGATGATGCAGATGGCTGCGCAACGTTCTTTAGGTGCCGCTTTCCAGGCTTTGCAGGACAGAAGCGAGATAAAAGACAATAGGGTGAAATTCTATTAA
- a CDS encoding YwbE family protein — MDGKSRKDIYPGLEVDIILKKDQRSGKLTRGIVANLLTSAAFHSRGIKVRLEDGQIGRVANIVE, encoded by the coding sequence ATGGACGGAAAAAGCAGAAAAGACATTTATCCAGGACTTGAGGTAGACATCATTCTTAAAAAGGACCAGCGCAGTGGTAAACTGACGAGGGGAATTGTGGCCAATTTACTGACTTCGGCCGCTTTTCATTCCAGGGGTATAAAAGTGCGCCTGGAGGACGGACAGATAGGCCGGGTAGCAAATATTGTTGAATAA
- a CDS encoding type III pantothenate kinase: MHNLVIDIGNTNSKLAVFNEKTLVDYQVLHQITPAVLSGLIKQYEVSSSTISSVDSMNEALEQVIAVLKSKTTYVPFSTKSNTGIKNHYQSIATLGLDRWAKVIAAQRCYPGKNCLMIDAGTCITYDLLNSAAEYYGGSISLGLTMRFEALHHFTERLPLVSWDNKETKVPDGRDTITAIKNGVLQGAIHEVEGFIASYNNKNTGLTVLLTGGNAAFLLEQLKNSIFAPQIIHDPYLVLKGLNEVIAFEYVQKN; the protein is encoded by the coding sequence ATGCATAACCTCGTTATAGATATAGGTAATACGAATAGTAAACTGGCCGTTTTTAATGAAAAAACATTAGTTGACTACCAGGTTCTTCATCAAATTACCCCGGCTGTACTGAGCGGTTTAATTAAACAATATGAGGTGAGCAGTTCAACAATTTCGAGTGTTGACAGTATGAATGAGGCATTGGAGCAAGTAATTGCAGTGCTGAAATCGAAAACCACTTACGTTCCGTTTTCTACAAAAAGCAATACCGGTATAAAAAACCATTATCAATCCATTGCAACCCTTGGCCTGGATCGCTGGGCAAAAGTGATCGCAGCACAACGCTGTTATCCCGGGAAAAATTGTTTAATGATAGATGCCGGCACCTGTATCACCTACGATCTGTTGAACAGTGCGGCTGAATATTATGGGGGAAGCATCAGTCTGGGCTTAACGATGCGGTTTGAGGCCTTGCATCATTTTACAGAACGTCTGCCGCTGGTGAGCTGGGACAATAAAGAGACTAAAGTGCCTGATGGAAGGGATACCATTACTGCAATTAAGAATGGGGTTTTACAAGGTGCAATTCATGAAGTAGAGGGCTTTATTGCCTCATATAATAATAAAAATACAGGCCTGACGGTATTGTTGACAGGGGGTAACGCTGCTTTTTTGCTAGAACAATTAAAAAACAGCATCTTTGCGCCTCAAATTATTCACGATCCGTATTTGGTATTAAAAGGATTAAATGAAGTTATTGCATTTGAATATGTACAAAAAAATTAA
- a CDS encoding DUF2480 family protein, with amino-acid sequence MDIQENFVNKVAASGLITLNLEDYFHPGERVVYDIKENLFHGLMLREKDFREFIKNHDWQAYSGKNIAIICSADAIVPTWAYMLLASRMKPYANEVVFGNLETLEAVLFTKALAKIDVNAFADERVVIKGCADIEVTAAAFVEITNLLTPVVKSIMYGEPCSTVPIYKRKD; translated from the coding sequence ATGGATATTCAGGAAAATTTTGTCAACAAAGTAGCTGCAAGTGGTTTAATAACCCTTAACCTGGAAGATTATTTTCATCCGGGCGAAAGAGTGGTATATGATATCAAAGAAAACCTTTTTCATGGCCTGATGCTAAGGGAAAAGGATTTCAGGGAGTTTATAAAGAACCATGACTGGCAGGCTTACAGCGGGAAGAATATAGCTATCATTTGCAGCGCCGATGCCATTGTGCCTACCTGGGCTTATATGTTGCTGGCCAGCAGAATGAAGCCTTATGCAAACGAGGTGGTTTTTGGCAATCTGGAAACGTTGGAGGCCGTTTTATTTACCAAAGCACTGGCAAAGATAGATGTGAACGCCTTTGCAGATGAGCGCGTGGTGATTAAAGGCTGCGCCGATATCGAAGTTACTGCTGCGGCTTTTGTAGAGATTACTAACCTGCTTACGCCAGTAGTGAAAAGTATTATGTACGGGGAACCGTGTTCTACGGTGCCTATCTATAAACGAAAGGATTAA
- the uvrB gene encoding excinuclease ABC subunit UvrB: MKFKIVSDYKPTGDQPSAIKQLVEGVKAEEHYQTLLGVTGSGKTFTIANVIQETQKPTLILSHNKTLAAQLYGEFKQFFPENAVNYFVSYYDYYQPEAFIASSNTYIEKDLSINEEIEKLRLRTTSALMSGRRDVIVVSSISCIYGMGNPEDFSRSVFRFSVGTRISRNSFLHSLVEILYARTTNDFKRGTFRVKGDTVDIFPAYLDSAYRISFFGDDIEELSVIDPVTGKTLEKLEDMAIYPANLFVTPKERFNSSIWGIQEELEVRKNQLIGDRHLLEAKRLEERVNFDIEMMKELGYCSGIENYSRFFDGRAPGMRPFCLLDYFPDDYLMVIDESHVTVPQIRAMYGGDRSRKMSLVEYGFRLPSALDNRPLNFDEFERLAPQTIYVSATPADYELQKSEGVVIEQVIRPTGLLDPLIDVRPAINQVDDLLDEIDKTIKQGDRVLVTTLTKRMAEELTKYMDRLNIKCRYIHSEVKTLERVEILRGLRLGEFDVLIGINLLREGLDLPEVSLVAILDADKEGFLRSDRALIQTIGRAARNDRGRVIMYADSMTESMQRTIEETNRRREKQVAYNLEHGIIPKTVGKSREAIIEQTSVLDFSSGENKRAKAYVEVDEVSIAADPIVQYMTKPEMQKSIDKTRKEMSKAAKDMDFLLAARLRDEMFAMEKLFEERFGK; encoded by the coding sequence ATGAAATTTAAAATTGTTTCAGACTACAAACCGACAGGAGATCAGCCCAGTGCCATTAAACAATTGGTTGAGGGTGTTAAGGCCGAAGAGCATTACCAGACCCTACTTGGGGTAACCGGTTCGGGTAAAACCTTTACCATAGCTAATGTGATTCAGGAAACGCAAAAACCCACCCTGATCTTAAGCCATAACAAAACACTGGCAGCCCAGTTGTACGGGGAGTTCAAGCAGTTTTTTCCGGAAAATGCGGTGAACTATTTTGTGTCTTACTATGATTATTACCAGCCAGAGGCCTTTATTGCAAGTAGCAATACCTATATAGAAAAGGACTTAAGTATTAATGAAGAGATTGAAAAACTGAGGCTGCGGACTACTTCTGCGCTAATGTCGGGCCGCAGGGATGTGATTGTGGTTTCTTCTATCTCCTGCATTTATGGTATGGGTAATCCAGAGGATTTTTCAAGGTCCGTATTCCGCTTTTCTGTGGGTACGCGGATTTCGAGAAATTCTTTTCTGCATAGCCTGGTAGAAATTCTATATGCCCGGACAACAAATGATTTTAAACGGGGGACTTTCAGGGTAAAAGGTGATACCGTGGATATTTTTCCTGCCTACCTGGATTCAGCCTACCGGATTTCGTTTTTTGGTGATGATATTGAGGAACTGAGTGTGATTGACCCCGTTACAGGTAAGACACTGGAAAAGCTGGAAGATATGGCCATTTACCCCGCCAACTTATTTGTAACTCCTAAAGAGCGGTTCAACTCGTCGATCTGGGGGATACAGGAGGAACTGGAAGTGCGCAAGAACCAGCTGATTGGGGACCGTCACTTACTGGAGGCAAAAAGGCTGGAGGAGCGGGTGAACTTTGATATAGAGATGATGAAGGAACTGGGATATTGTTCTGGTATTGAAAACTACTCCAGGTTTTTTGATGGCCGCGCCCCGGGGATGCGACCTTTCTGTCTGCTGGATTATTTTCCGGATGATTATCTGATGGTGATTGATGAAAGCCATGTTACTGTGCCGCAGATCCGGGCGATGTATGGAGGAGACCGATCGAGGAAGATGTCGCTGGTTGAATATGGCTTCCGTTTGCCTTCGGCACTGGACAACAGGCCGCTGAATTTTGATGAGTTTGAGCGCCTGGCTCCGCAAACCATATATGTAAGTGCTACACCTGCAGACTACGAATTGCAGAAATCGGAAGGGGTGGTGATTGAACAGGTAATCAGGCCTACGGGACTGCTGGACCCTTTGATAGACGTGCGTCCGGCAATTAACCAGGTAGATGACCTGCTTGATGAGATCGATAAGACAATTAAGCAGGGTGACAGGGTACTGGTAACCACGCTAACCAAACGTATGGCCGAGGAGCTGACCAAATACATGGACCGGTTGAACATCAAATGCCGCTATATTCATTCGGAGGTGAAAACTCTGGAACGGGTAGAGATTTTGAGAGGGCTGCGCCTGGGCGAGTTTGATGTGCTGATCGGGATTAACCTGCTGCGGGAAGGGTTGGATTTGCCGGAGGTATCGCTGGTGGCCATTCTCGATGCAGATAAAGAAGGCTTCCTGCGCTCGGACAGGGCGCTGATCCAGACCATTGGCCGGGCCGCCAGGAACGACAGGGGCAGGGTGATTATGTATGCAGATAGCATGACAGAATCTATGCAGCGTACCATCGAAGAAACCAACAGAAGAAGGGAGAAGCAGGTGGCCTATAATCTGGAGCATGGCATCATTCCTAAAACCGTAGGGAAAAGCAGGGAAGCTATTATTGAACAGACGTCTGTGCTGGACTTCTCGTCGGGCGAAAACAAGCGGGCGAAGGCTTATGTAGAGGTAGATGAAGTAAGCATTGCCGCAGATCCTATTGTGCAGTACATGACCAAGCCGGAAATGCAGAAGTCTATAGACAAGACCCGTAAGGAAATGAGCAAGGCTGCTAAGGATATGGATTTTTTACTGGCCGCACGATTGCGGGACGAAATGTTTGCAATGGAAAAACTGTTTGAAGAAAGGTTTGGGAAGTAG
- a CDS encoding DUF3108 domain-containing protein: MRSPFLFVIVAFLSFRGMAQELPFVKDPVFQAGEKLTYKLKYGFITAAEGTLRVQESDLKFDGKPTFRLQVDAQTSGTFDVFYKIRDHYDSYIDKGDLKPYFYQENIREGSYRRQDKARFSQDAKKVVATKGTFTTPTTQTFDLVSAYYFARSLDISKMKIGDYVKLNYFLGDEINQLEIQFVGREEVKTKLGKIKCLKFSPSIKPGRIFRKDSKLYLWITDDGNRVPVKAQVEIIVGAVTMEIKSAEGLKYPLAIVK, from the coding sequence ATGAGATCACCGTTTTTGTTTGTAATTGTTGCATTCCTAAGCTTTAGGGGCATGGCCCAGGAGTTGCCTTTTGTGAAGGACCCCGTTTTTCAGGCAGGCGAAAAGCTGACCTACAAATTGAAATATGGTTTTATTACTGCTGCCGAAGGGACACTTCGGGTACAGGAATCAGACCTTAAATTTGATGGAAAGCCTACATTCAGACTGCAGGTAGACGCACAGACTTCGGGTACTTTTGATGTTTTCTATAAAATAAGGGATCATTATGATTCTTATATAGATAAAGGCGATTTAAAACCTTATTTCTACCAGGAGAATATCAGGGAGGGCAGTTACAGAAGGCAGGATAAAGCAAGATTTAGCCAGGATGCTAAAAAAGTGGTGGCTACCAAAGGCACATTTACCACGCCTACCACGCAGACTTTTGATCTGGTTTCGGCTTATTATTTTGCCAGGAGCCTGGACATCTCTAAAATGAAAATAGGCGACTATGTGAAGCTAAACTATTTTTTAGGCGATGAGATCAACCAGCTGGAGATTCAGTTTGTCGGAAGAGAGGAAGTGAAGACCAAGCTTGGAAAAATTAAGTGTCTGAAATTTAGTCCTTCGATTAAGCCCGGACGGATTTTCAGAAAGGACAGCAAGCTTTACCTCTGGATAACAGACGATGGCAATAGGGTGCCTGTAAAAGCACAGGTGGAGATTATTGTTGGGGCAGTAACCATGGAAATTAAATCGGCCGAGGGATTAAAGTACCCGCTGGCCATAGTTAAATAG
- a CDS encoding DUF3109 family protein, whose amino-acid sequence MIEVQHTLVHEDIISESFVCNLNKCKGICCVEGDAGAPLEVAETAILADIYPKIKHLLEPRGIAAIEQQGTSVVDADGDLTTPCVDGNKECAYVTFENGVTKCGIEKGYEQGLVDWQKPISCHLYPIRVTSYPEFDVLNYDRWHICHDACSFGRELKVPVYQFLKGPLVRKYGADWFAELEQAIASPDTEK is encoded by the coding sequence ATGATTGAAGTACAACATACACTGGTGCATGAAGACATCATCTCGGAGAGTTTTGTATGTAACCTGAATAAGTGTAAGGGAATCTGTTGTGTGGAGGGGGATGCTGGTGCGCCCCTTGAGGTGGCTGAGACAGCTATACTTGCAGACATTTATCCAAAAATTAAACATTTGCTCGAACCCAGGGGCATAGCTGCAATTGAGCAGCAGGGGACATCAGTAGTAGATGCCGATGGTGACTTGACTACGCCTTGTGTGGATGGGAATAAAGAATGCGCCTATGTGACGTTTGAGAACGGAGTGACTAAATGTGGTATAGAGAAAGGTTACGAGCAAGGTCTGGTAGATTGGCAAAAGCCCATTTCCTGTCACCTCTACCCCATCAGGGTAACATCTTATCCGGAGTTTGACGTGCTTAACTATGACCGCTGGCACATTTGCCATGATGCCTGTTCTTTTGGTAGGGAACTGAAAGTGCCTGTTTATCAGTTTCTAAAGGGGCCTTTGGTGAGAAAATACGGTGCAGACTGGTTTGCGGAACTGGAACAGGCAATTGCGTCTCCGGATACTGAAAAATAA
- a CDS encoding UDP-2,3-diacylglucosamine diphosphatase gives MSKREVDIAVISDVHLGTYGCHAKELLKYLKSIKPKMLVLNGDIIDIWQFSKRYWPETHMKVVRKLMKFVVEGVPVYYLTGNHDELLRKFADMHLGAFHLQNKLVIELDGKKAWFFHGDIFDVTMQHSKWLAKLGAVGYDTLILINSFVNWFLGLIGQEKMSFSKRIKAKFKDAVKFINSFENTAAELAVEKGYEYVICGHIHQPEMRSIRTEDGSVTYLNSGDWVENLTALEYYDKSWKVFKYEQKDFEKDEVEEGEMSDGEDLHSKLDVHTLLQKIKLEIA, from the coding sequence ATGTCTAAAAGAGAAGTTGATATAGCCGTAATCTCTGACGTACATTTAGGTACTTATGGTTGTCACGCTAAAGAGTTATTGAAATATCTGAAAAGTATTAAGCCTAAAATGCTGGTACTGAACGGGGATATTATAGATATCTGGCAGTTCAGCAAAAGATACTGGCCCGAAACTCACATGAAAGTGGTGAGAAAACTGATGAAGTTTGTAGTAGAAGGTGTCCCGGTTTATTATCTGACAGGCAATCATGACGAGCTACTGCGAAAATTTGCAGATATGCATCTGGGGGCATTTCACCTTCAGAACAAACTGGTGATAGAACTGGATGGTAAAAAAGCCTGGTTTTTTCATGGCGATATATTTGATGTGACCATGCAGCATTCAAAATGGCTGGCCAAACTGGGCGCTGTAGGTTATGATACTTTAATTCTGATCAACAGCTTTGTGAACTGGTTTCTTGGGCTGATCGGGCAGGAAAAAATGAGTTTCTCGAAAAGGATCAAAGCAAAATTTAAGGATGCGGTAAAGTTCATCAACAGTTTTGAAAATACTGCGGCCGAGCTGGCCGTGGAGAAAGGCTATGAGTACGTGATCTGCGGACATATTCACCAGCCGGAAATGCGGAGTATCAGGACCGAAGACGGATCGGTAACTTATTTGAACAGTGGTGATTGGGTTGAAAACCTGACGGCTTTGGAATATTACGATAAATCCTGGAAAGTGTTTAAGTACGAACAGAAGGATTTTGAGAAAGATGAAGTGGAGGAGGGCGAAATGTCGGACGGTGAAGATCTGCATAGCAAGCTGGATGTGCATACGCTGCTGCAAAAGATTAAATTAGAAATTGCCTAA